Part of the Sphaerodactylus townsendi isolate TG3544 linkage group LG10, MPM_Stown_v2.3, whole genome shotgun sequence genome is shown below.
tATGAATGAATATCAAACTGGAATTACACCTACTCTAAGTACCATTAATATCTCCAAATCTATTAACTAATTACTAATATGAACTACGTAAAACCCAAACTACTATAACTGAACTATGAACTGAACCTACAAACTCTAACCGCTAACACTCTTAACAAAACAAACCGTTTTATATtacttctgctttgtttttttttaaataactgcaGTTCCCCAGAAGTAAAAACTTGGTTAGATGCCACAAAGTACGTGGCAATGCCTTAGCCATATGCATGCTGTACAGGCCACTAAGACCTCTTTCCTCCTTATCCAAGGGAGTGCTAACCTTGTCTTCTTTCTTATATCGCTCCCTCAGAGGAATGCAAAAGCGTGAGAGCCAGTAGCGGCTCCCCAGCGAGGCTTATGAATAAATAGCCCGCCTAAAATGCCGCCCTAACTCGTAGTGGAGCAGCCTGCCTGAAATGGCTGCCCCGAGTAcacaagggaggaggaggagaacggcGATGGGGAATCCCCAAAACGCGCAGCGATCCACCTGCGCTGCCTCTGCCAAACCCCGCAGCCGCCTGCTTAGaaggcaaaaggggagggggaaaaggggggggggatgcccgcCGCGGCGCTCGCTGAGGCCGCGAGGCAATCAAGCCCAGGAAGCGAAGCAATGGACGAGGCTTCCCAGCTGCCGAAGCCTGTCACCCGCCCCTTACTGCCTCCTCCGATCCCTCCAGCTTTCGGCTTGCAGCCAGTCTGTGAGCGAGATACCGCTCCTCTCGAAACCACCGCCGGCCGGTCGCTGCCATTTATGGGCTCGCCCGGCCCCTGTCACATGCCGGTTCCCGGCACGTGACGAAGCATCCTACGGCCCGACAGGGAGGAGGGGAGCCGCTCCGTTCTCTTCTGCTACAACGGCGCCCCAGGTTGATTCCTGAGGTGCGTTTTATCTGATGGTTATTATTTGGAGATGTCAAAGGTTTGCGCCATTTTTGGAGGATCTCGAGGGATTGGACAGGCTACTGCACAGCTACTAGCACAGAAAGGTTATTGTCTAGCTGTTGTTGCAAGAAATCTGGATACTGCTCAAGCCACTGCAAAAAATCTCGGAGGTATTGATATTTTGATGTTTGCTTTTCATACATGGCTCAGAAAAGGTGATGGAATACCAAAacaaaatactttattttctaaTACTGAAGAAAATAGCAACACAATTATTTCAAACTTTACATTTGTGTGAAATAGTATACATTCAGGGCTTGGTTCTAAGTTGATATATGTCAGCAGGAAGCTTTTGGCTTTTGTTTGTTCCTGTTtaagaattctttttttcctgattaaaaattattaaactttaaAACCTGCATGCTCTGTCAGTATCTTCAGTATCTTCACTTGTTTAAAAAAGGTACACAATCAATatgatttattttgattttttgagTCTGCACGCCAACAGATTTCTATATGACTGTTTACTTTTAACTATGGCCTCTGTATGTTTTCAGGAAGTTTATATTTTCATTGTGGGTTTTATTCTATTGCAGCAGGTCATCTAGCATTTAGTTGTGAtgtttccaaagaagaagacgTCAAAGATACATTTAGCCAAATAGAGAAGAGTTTAGGTTATGTAAACTATTTGGTTAATGCTGCGGGCATCAACAGGTTAGTGTCAGTTTTAAGTAGCAATCAACAttaatttgttttgaaaatgtcagaTATGCACGTATAAACAATAGCAACTatctttgtttattttgcattGGAAAGTTAATTTGTTGGTTTTAACTCAGAATGTATAGAAAAAGAACCCAAGTTTGGCCCTTCTTCAGCTTAAGATAGTTAACTACAGTTTATCAGCTCAGAAGGTAGTCACTTTGAgtgtgctagtgtaacctcagcttgtgggttctgtggggcagtacttggaaggagttgcaaagaaccaaatttaaacaacaaaatggtttacttttctttacaattaacacttttaaaacatcaacatttaacgttacaattcaaggtcctgttcaggttgcatttcaagtccttctatttacagtctactgatattgccaagtccaaattctcctttgcaagttggctggctcctgaagactccaagggcttgatgaacaggttgcaacatgatgaaggtctccaggagaactctcacccattacaaccacaaaagaaaaccctgaaacaataaactccaacatttacaacatagcaaaaacaacaactaccttcccagtagttcccaacaatattgaaattaccttaacaaggtgttaagggcttatagaaatcaaggtccgagtctggtagccttgttcttctgcaaaagagctctttcagcctctctgctgctccgagtctccaccccttactgggtcaacccattctgggccaacccattctgggcatgggggttacactagcatttGGTACCCAGAAATTATTTTTTACAGACATAAGTCATCCATGAGTTTGACTTAACATCCATTGCAGCTTTGGTATTTGAAGAGGCATGAAGGGAGAACAAGAGAACCTTCCCCACTGCCtttgcagcattttaaattgcCAAGTTGGACACCGTCATGTCTAGCTTGGTCTGGCGTGGCTGGGGGTAGGATTCTTAAACTAGCTTGGCTTAGCTTGGCTCTTCATCTCTGAACTGATCAGAAGTTGAATGGGATTATTAAGCACTTAAGGGATCCATATTTACATTGGTTTTCTCATCAGTGATGAATTCTTCTATGAACTTTTAAAGTGTTACATCAACTTATAGCAATTACAGAGTGATGCAGTGAGTAAAGGTATACAGGTAGAACTTTCTAGAATTCTCTGATCAAGAAAACAGTGTTGATAATATTAGTCAATAAGTCTCTTTTGGTATCTATGCTTCTGTGCACAAACCCAGAGTGTTCTCATCAGGGTTTACACTTTTATGGCTCTCTACATTTACATGTTGACTGAAAAGCTAGATTATCAATAAAATTAACTAAAATTAACATAGTACTTTTGATAATGTGTTGTTGGATGAGTTAACTTAATGACAATTTCCCAGAAATTAATGGTAATCTTAGCAATGTTTTCAACAGGGATGGCTTGCTGTTGCGAACCAAGGTTGATGAAATGGTATCCCAGCTTCACACCAATCTTTTGGGAACAATGTTGACCTGCAAAGTTGCTGTGAAGAATATGATCCAACAGCAGGGTGGTGCTATTGTTAACGTAGGTGTGTCTCGATAAGCAAATGTGGTTTATTTCATGAATGCTTATTTGGCTAGAAATAATTTAGACTCTGGTAAAAGTTCTCTTGCATATGCTTTAAAGTTGTTGGAAAGATTGGATACAAAGATGCCCTTGGTCACTTTCCCGGAGCATGGGAAACTGTGTTCAGAAGAGCTGTAAGGGGCATGTCAGAGAGCTACCTATGACGACTGAGCTGCTGTGTTTCATTAGTTCAGAGTATTTTGTCAAACCAAGTAAATTAAATTTTGCTTCTCTGCCTCGTTTTAGTTCCTAAGAAGCACGATATGGATTTTTCGATAATGATCTGTTTCCTGGGGTGCATATATATTTTCCAAATCTTTAATTCCTGTAACATTACGTATCTAATTCTGAATATGGCCCCAGCATGCAGATCAAAAAATCTGGACATTGCTCCTCCACCCTAAACAAGAAGGGATATATGTGCAGGCACATACattgtatcttttaaaaatgcacattgaAACTGCATTCAGTGATGGTCACAGCTTAATCTATTTGTAGTAACCTTTCCCTGTTTCTTCCACTCATTCCAATTATTTGTAGTTCCTGCTTAAACTGCCTCCCTAGTGCATTTCATTGGATGCATGCACATTAAACCATtgagtcattttaaaatgttatgggTAAAAGCTCTACATTTATCAAAGAACAATACACCTGTTGTATAATATAGCCTGTCTTTCTAGAATTCTTAAACTTTGGCTTTACCTacaattttgctttattttattattatttttttaggaAGTATAGTTGGACTGAAGGGCAATTCTGGCCAGTCTGTATACAGTGCCAGCAAAGCTGGATTAGCTGGATTTTCACGCTCTCTTGCTAAAGAAGTAGCCAGAAAAAACATTCGAGTCAACATGATTGCTCCTGGTTAGTTCTGAGATAAATTACTTTATTCTTGGAATGTCAGTTGGGATTTAATCGTTCTGCATTAAATCTGGGTTAGCCCCTTGCTTATTGATATAAATTGCAGTGCCAACAACCAGTAGAGAATAGCTTGAAGCATTGTGACTTTCATTGATTGCATTAAAGCCTGAGCACACAATTTTTCATAATTCAACAATAACATCAGATGGTTTGTCGGTACTTTCAGCAGCTTGTTCCAGTGCGATTACGGATTCAGCACGTCACATACGCTACTGGTGCCAATTTAGTAGTTgaagttcccccctcccttttcttttttgcaattaGGAACACAGAAGTAGCTCTTCTGTTGGAAAAAAGGCACTTTTGACTATCTGTTCTCACTATCAGCTGTCCTTTAGTATGCAAGATTTGTCCTTATAATGCTACTGACTCAGTTCAGTCAGCCCTCCAAAGTATGAACAAGTTTAAAGGCTTCatgttccttcttttcttttccctcatcTGCAtaccttttctttcattttcaaacACTTTAGCAAATTGAAAGTAAATCCACATCTGAGAATGTAAGGAACGCATTGGCCTGTGGCTCATTTCCAGAttccaaaataaatattaatggtGTGCCACTAATTATGGAAATATTTCTTACATTTTTTATGCTTCTGTGGATAATTCTTCTTCATGCAGAAATAGTTTCTTAATTATAGATATGCTTTAGTAATAACAAGTATTTTATCACCCCTTTTTCTAAAAAGGTAATTTTGTTTTACCAAATTGTAAAGAGTTATAATGTATTTTTGTGTATGCAAATGGATGCATACATTAATCACTGAATAACTTCTTTAAAGCTTCTAGCTAAAGATTTGAACATTAATACCATATGACATCCCAGCTTGACTCTATTAATACATTGAGTAAAAGACTTTGGATATGAAGACTTAATCTTCTACCTACTGACTTAAAGCAGAAGTGCATTCATATGCACTGTCTgtgttcatttcattcatttctggCATGCCTTCAGTTTATcttctataccttgtctcacagaaagatagaacctcaatgttgaattaattCGCAGCCACTGCCAGGACCTTGTTTGTATTGAAAGAAGGCAGTAGCCAACTTAGaggaccaggaaaaaaatgatgaaactggaaggtttgagttttgaaaaactggtggAGAAGAATTCCCGGGTTACCCCAAGCAGAAAGTGgttaaaaccactgtgataggccaagggattccagagatacagtgTTTTTACCCATAGTGACCATTTTTGGAAAAATTGGGGGCGGGGAAGTCTAAAGTAAAAAAGGAAAGCAGAATGTAGTTTAAAAGACTATGGTAGCCCacgggattccagagatacaggtggttttatttgtggtggccattttaatattgggactTTTTTTCTACAGTGGAGGCACACTACTTTCACTTCTAccgaacaacacagttttgcctTTTAGTAGGATAgactatagcaggggtagggaacctgtggctctccagatgttcaggaactacaattcccatcagcccctaccatcatggccaattggccatgctgacagaggctgatgggaattgtagttcctgaacatctggagagccgcaggttccctacccctggactataggCTACATTATTAGGAGTTGCTTTCTAGTGATTGTATAATGAAATGTTGAATGTGTTGCCACCAATTAATTAAATTGGAACAACTTAATTCTTTGACAGTGAAAACGTTCAGTTTGCACAACAGAAGAAACGTTTCAGTTAGACTTGAAGCATGAATATAACAGTCTAAGAGCCCcaacgggtgtgtgtgtggcaatctGCTGTTGGAAGTGGCTCGTggctgcactggtggatttgccctccctggtgcACTTCCGTTGGTGGATGGACAGTTTTGCAGGTGTGTGGCTGCTGCCCTCCCTTCTCCACCAGTGCTGGGACACAGTGCAGGATGCTGCAACAGCATCCCCAAGCCTCTGTGGGATGAGCCGGGGGGCATGGTTGGGGGAGGAGCTGAAGTTGGTCAACTTCTCCCTGGCCTTTCACCCTATTGTGCCAGTGGCTGCAAGCAATGACTTATGcaacacttttttgggggggcgggtgtTGCAGGCtatgggggcttctcagcagtggggaggctgtcACGCTTGTGAACTTTTCTCAGGGGAAAGTTTCTATATGAACAGCCCCATTCACAAATTTGGGTAGGTGGCTCCTGCACTGTGGCCATGCTGTCCCACCGCTCCCCTGAGGCCTACTGAAACTCTCCTTTTTCTACACACCATCATTTACATGCTGTAAGTCCAGTTGCCTGTCTGAATGTAGAAGGTATATAAGACACCTGTCATATCTTATACATAGGATATGGCATCTGAACATACAGGATTGTTGCATGTCAATGACATCTGAGAAGTAAAATTATTAAAAGCAGTAATGAGATATTGGCAAGAAGACTGGTTAAATATAAAACCCAGTTTCATAAACATCCAATTTTAAATGGATTGGGCCTTATTTCAAGAAGCTTTAGATAAAACTGAGTATACAAACATATTTTCACTTGATTCTCAGTTGTGCAAACTGTGCCATGAGTTTTGACAAATTATGACATTAAATCCAAATAAGCTTTGCAAGTGTCACTGTAGGAACCATGTCAGgattttactaatttttttgttcataacctttccccttccccaattaGGTTTCATTCATACGGATATGACAGCTCATTTGAAAGAAGATCAGTTGAGGAAAACCATTCCTCTTGGAAGATTTGGGGAGCCTCAAGAAATTGCCAAAGCAATTGTATTTCTtctggagtctccttacataaCAGGACATGTTCTGGTTGTAGATGGAGGTTTGCAACTTATGATTTAAAATTTGTAACAGCAAATTGTTTTGAATTGGGCAAAACAATTCAGCCACCAGGCTAAGTAGAGGATTATACAAAAGAGTACAAAATATTGGTAATCTGGAAAACTTTAAATACGTGCTTATATTGCTGTCCGTATGTAGCCAAGCAAATTCTGGGTGTATGACACCAAATGAAAAACATATGACTCCTGTATTCTATGTGTGTGAGAGTAATAGGGAGACACTGAGGATTATATTTTGGAGAGTTAGTAAATTAAACAGTctattttccatttcttttgcataaatgtttgacattttattCACAATTATGTCATAGGAAAGTCCAGGTGCTCCATTCAGAAAGGCAAATTAAACTGAGAGTAAAGTATTTACAGAACAATCCTGAGGACTGCCAGCACCACAGCAGTTGGCCGTGGTGCCACTAGTCTGTTCCTTATGGGATAAAGTTACATGGTCACTGAcagaaaaattgcaggtttggtAGGCTATCTTTAGGTGCAGTCACATCAGCATTCCCTGCAACTGGACTGTGGTAGTCCATGGTAACATTGTGGGGAGGCATCAGGGCTTAGATGGACTGGGCAGCCAGAACCAATCAGGGATCATGAGACTTAGGGGCCAAGCCAAATGCCCAGGGGTGGAGAGGGGCATGTCTAGAGAAGCTATCTGGTGCACAGTGGCACCCCCTCAAGTCCTGGGCACCTACCAATATTGGCATGGGCTCCAAcataccccccccctccttgaGCATCCTAAGCCGGCCCCCTGCAAATTAAGTGCGAGTGgctatggaaacacatctggcacAGGAGGTGCTTTGCCACCCAAGGCGTCTTTCAGGGCCCTGTACCCTTGGGGATGGATGAACCGCCACCTCTGGAAGAATGGTAACTCCCAGTCCATGGAGATCAGAAGCACCTCCACCCCTCTTTACCTTACTTGGCCTTGAGCTGCATTCTGGACCTTCTGTGAGGGTCTTCATTCACAAAAAGGGCCCCTGTCAACATCCCTCACCTTTTGCATCCATGCAGCCTGGCTGCAGCCACCTGGCAGAGgtcatggggggggtggggggaggaagcatAAGACATGGCACTGACCACTTCAGCTACAAGCCCCTGCTCAGGTACATGGCATCCTGAACCAGGCAGGTCAGATGAACAAAAGGGATGGCAGTTCGGACCTCTGGAGGCAGAGATGAGCCCCTTGtctgtggggggtggtggtggtggttggatgtTGGGCTCCTGCCAGCCCCACTGGCTGCCAGAATTTGGTGTGGAATACACCCTTGCCAGAGCAGATCCTGGTCATGAGGTTTGGATAAAAGTTCCTTTTGGGCCCTGGCTGAGGAGATGGAGTATCTGTTAGGATTCAGAACTGGGAGCGGTTAGCCCAGAGTGTGGACTTTGCTGTCCCAGCTGTGATCTCTCTGTGCTTTTCCCAGGTACCTCACTGCTCACTCTATCCACATGGCTGGGAGCTGTCAGACAGCTTCCTGTGCCACGTGCCGTTTCTATTGAGGTGCTGAGCATCTTGGCCAGAGTTTTTGTAGGGTGCAGGGAGGGGGTGTATTTGGGTGCTGGGGCAGGGGCTTGGCtaacacagagaaaggagatGATTGGTCGTGCCTTTAGTTGGCATCTCAGCTGCTTGAGGCCTCATGGTTATGGCCACAGTGGTGAgagcattttatttttcacatgaatgtgaatatatatatagaatGAACCTGAATGTGACACTTCCTGGCTTCCTTTAATTTAGGAGTAAGTATTCACCTTCATCAAAGACTTCAGAATGGCTCTCtgcttgattttttcccctctttttaaataaaatgttcatGTTGTTGGAAACTatcaaaagtgtttttttaagaacTCTGCAGCACTTTTGGAGTAGTTTTTAGAACAGAAAAAAGGTATTCAAATGGATCCCGTTCCCTGCATTCAAAATACCAttgcttacttgcttgcttgtttagAAGCTATGTGCTCCTCCTTACTCTAAGCTTCTCTTATATCCCATGATGTTGATTAGACTCTTATTTACTGGAGATAAATATTTAATGTCTTCTATCTGGATAATACAGGGTTTCGGTAGTAtgttgtgtatatgtgtgtgccaaCATGGATATGTGTGACATGTGTGCCAACATGGATATGTTTCTCTTTTTAAGGTGTTCAGTTATGTTAGTATCTTAGGCaatggcgggattcaaataatttaacaaccggttctagtggtgggattcaaataatttaacaactggttgtttacaagcaccattttaacaaccggttctgccgaagtggtacgaaccggctgaatcccaccactgatcttagGGTGCAGTTCATTTAGCCTAGAAGACTTTAACTCATTTATGGTAGCTAGGTATTCCCTGACCAAATCCTTATCAGTCCTGAGCTGCAATCCTGACCCTTCACAAGCCATACTGTAGTTAGTGCACGGTATGATAGTGGCTATACTGctaatttttaattgaaaaatgaGTTACATGCAAATGCGTTATTGAGATCTGTACATAGTTTAACTTAGAACTCTATATAGCATGTACAGAAAGATAAGTCTTGAAATCCAGCCAGAAAGGCAGATTTCAAATGGAGTAAATGAATGCCTCAGTaagcaaaaatgaaaacagtaaaCTGTTTTGAACCCTTTTCAGAATTATAGaattgacagacagtatttcaatttccaaaagggtcaaacagggctgtgtcctggcccccactcttttcaatcttttcttaagtgacctcccctctgctctctcagcagtgaacagccatgccccaaaactgggtagatcccatgtatcaattctgctctatgcagatgatgctgtccttctctctcgttccagagttggcctcagacgcttaatgaagcgctgtgtggattactatgaatccaacagactgacaattaattatgaaaaaaccaagatattggtcttctctaggcactttaagaatctcacatgggcaatgaataacacccaaattgaacaggttaagtgctataagtaccttggcctttcattctcctataacctttcatgggcaacccataggaaggccgctctcctagatacatctaacagtatgtcaacATTACTATATTTCTTTTACatctgtggccattcctttatccctcctgccctcacaTTTTTTCAGTGCTGTGTTGCCTCGGAGATTGTTTTACttgagtcccaatttggattcaagctattaaccacctCTTGAATTTCTtctcaatccaa
Proteins encoded:
- the CBR4 gene encoding 3-oxoacyl-[acyl-carrier-protein] reductase isoform X4, whose translation is MSKVCAIFGGSRGIGQATAQLLAQKGYCLAVVARNLDTAQATAKNLGAGHLAFSCDVSKEEDVKDTFSQIEKSLGYVNYLVNAAGINRDGLLLRTKVDEMVSQLHTNLLGTMLTCKVAVKNMIQQQGGAIVNVGSIVGLKGNSGQSVYSASKAGLAGFSRSLAKEVARKNIRVNMIAPGFIHTDMTAHLKEDQLRKTIPLGRFGEPQEIAKAIVFLLESPYITGHVLVVDGGESRP
- the CBR4 gene encoding 3-oxoacyl-[acyl-carrier-protein] reductase isoform X2, which produces MSKVCAIFGGSRGIGQATAQLLAQKGYCLAVVARNLDTAQATAKNLGAGHLAFSCDVSKEEDVKDTFSQIEKSLGYVNYLVNAAGINRDGLLLRTKVDEMVSQLHTNLLGTMLTCKVAVKNMIQQQGGAIVNVGSIVGLKGNSGQSVYSASKAGLAGFSRSLAKEVARKNIRVNMIAPGFIHTDMTAHLKEDQLRKTIPLGRFGEPQEIAKAIVFLLESPYITGHVLVVDGENLRMRHT
- the CBR4 gene encoding 3-oxoacyl-[acyl-carrier-protein] reductase isoform X1 is translated as MSKVCAIFGGSRGIGQATAQLLAQKGYCLAVVARNLDTAQATAKNLGAGHLAFSCDVSKEEDVKDTFSQIEKSLGYVNYLVNAAGINRDGLLLRTKVDEMVSQLHTNLLGTMLTCKVAVKNMIQQQGGAIVNVGSIVGLKGNSGQSVYSASKAGLAGFSRSLAKEVARKNIRVNMIAPGFIHTDMTAHLKEDQLRKTIPLGRFGEPQEIAKAIVFLLESPYITGHVLVVDGARGEGNKMVPWAK
- the CBR4 gene encoding 3-oxoacyl-[acyl-carrier-protein] reductase isoform X3 — its product is MSKVCAIFGGSRGIGQATAQLLAQKGYCLAVVARNLDTAQATAKNLGAGHLAFSCDVSKEEDVKDTFSQIEKSLGYVNYLVNAAGINRDGLLLRTKVDEMVSQLHTNLLGTMLTCKVAVKNMIQQQGGAIVNVGSIVGLKGNSGQSVYSASKAGLAGFSRSLAKEVARKNIRVNMIAPGFIHTDMTAHLKEDQLRKTIPLGRFGEPQEIAKAIVFLLESPYITGHVLVVDGGLQLMI